tcaatattttaaaattctatgaATAAGAAAATATTTGAAGAATTCCAATAACAGAAGTTTGGTGGGAATAGAATTTTGGCAAGCTTAAACAATCACTCTCTATATTTATTTAAGTACATTTTATAGAATAAGTATATTTTGGAGGTGCATTTCGTTTACTTTAGAGTCCTCCTGTTTAGATTTATAGTATTTGGTTTCTGTTATTTGGTTTGAAGCAGAAATCGTCGAGACTGAAAACATTATTAATGGGTAGGAATGGATCAAAAGAATGGGACTTAAGATTGAGATCAGGAAGCTCTTTGCTTGGTTTAGTTGTTATAGCTTTGTTGGTGACAGCGGCAGAGTCGAGTTTGCAACAAGAAGCATCAACTTTCAATCAGACTCAACGTGATGATGCATATTTGCAGCCTGGAAACGGCGCTCATTCAGATTATGAACATGTCTGGCCGGTAATCCTACTTTCTTTCacttattttttctttctttattgttATCCTGAATATATACTAGACTTGGAAAATGTCAGAAAAGCAGAAACCAAGCCTGGAATTGTTTTGCTATGATTTCTTTCACAGGATTAATGAAAGTTACATGCACAGAAAATGAAAATTGGCTGGAAAATTGTGGTGGGGGCAATAATCGGATTCTTAGGAGCAGCGTTCGGGAGTGCAGGAGGTATTGGTGGAGGTGGAATATATGTTCCAATGCTAACTCTGATTATTGGGTTCGATGCGAAATCATCAATAGCATTATCAAAATGTAAGAGAAATCAATCAGAACTCAAAGATGATGTTTATGTGATTTGTCATtataaaattggttaaattttaatgtttgtttgactAGGCATGGTAACTGGCGCAGCAGCTTCAACAGTGTACTACAATTTGAACCAGAGACATCCTACTCTCGAAATGCCGGTGATTGACTATGATCTTGCTCTTCTGTTCCAACCAATGTTGGTTCTTGGAGTCAGCATCGGTGTTACTCTCAATATGATTTTTGCTGATTGGATGATCACAGTTCTGCTAATTATTATCTTCATTTGTATGAAATACTTCTCCCTTTTTTGTTAATATACTAGGTAGCATGGACACGGACACGGGAACACATAACACTTGGACACGGAAACAGTGTAAAAAATGTTCCGTGTCCAAAACGTCCAAGTGttcgaaacgtttccgaaacaggacatgttgattgaatgaagtgtccgtgctacctaggttATATATACTCATACGAGGATTTCGATTCTGATGATCGACTTGGATGTTTGACTATGACTTTTTGCAGTTATGTCAACCAAGGCTTTTTTAAGGGGAATTAAAACATGGAAGAAAGAGACCATAAAAAAGAAGGTAATAAGATTGAAACTTTATATTCCTGGAATCTCTTAGGCCTAAAATAACTTCTTTAGTTGTCTTTTTCTCACTTTGTTTCTGAGTTCTCAGGAGGCTGTCACGCCCTTGGGAAATAATAATGCGGAAGTGGTGGTGACTCTGACACCTCCTCCTGAAATCTTAAACAGTAGTAATGCTCATACCGAATCCAAAGGTCCGAAAAAGAAAAAGGTACGAATTATAACACAATTTCCTTTTTTCGGTTCTGATAGAAAATTACAGAAACTAGCATACAACAATACCGATACATGTTATATTGTCAGGTGTCTCTGGTTGAAAATATTTACTGGAAGGCACTTGGACTTCTCATTGTTATCTGGTTGATTATCCTTGCTTTGCAGATTGCTAAGGTACTTTGTTTTCTATTTGTGATTGTTATATCATATCTTTAATGTGTAACAGAAAATTGTATCATATTTCCTGCAGAATTACATAAAAACCTGTACAGCGCCATATTGGGTGTTAGACATTGCTCAGGTAAAGTTCAATACTGCAATTTCAGGATCCTGACGGataatttaagattttattaCATCAGAATGTGATAATTCTGCTTATTTGGTGTTTCAGATACCAGTTGCTGCATCATTAACTATATATCAGGCGATTAGACTGTATAAAGGGCAGCGAAAGATTGCGTCCAGAGGAGAAGCAGGGACGAATTGGCGAGTACACAAGTTGATACTTTGTTGTTGTTCAGGTTTATTAGCTGGTATTGTTGGAGGATTGCTCGGTCTTGGCGGAGGTTTCATTCTAGGTCCACTTTTTCTTGAGATGGGAATCCCTCCACAGGTGCGATATTACTCTCAACCAGTGATTGAAAACTCGGGCCAGTCTAACATGTTTACGTCTTCTGTTAACATCTTCTGCAAATATTTTTGCAGGTCTCAAGTGCTACAGCTACCTTTGCAATGACATTCTCCGCATCCATGTCTGTCGTGGAATATTACCTTGTGAAACAATTCCCAGTTCCATATGGTAATCCATAAACCATTCCTGTCTAAGTCactgatttatattttagccttttatttttatttcggAAACACTTACAGAactccaattttattttaataatccaCTTATAGAAAGATATCTTTTACTGTTCTCTGTTCCTAACATATTTCACTTCATCATTTctgttttcgtgcaacatagttCCCAAATAAAACACGTTCATATAAGTACTAAAGATCTTgaatctttttaaattatttaaatatattcagCTCAACTCTAAATTATTGTGAAATGGATTCGAATCTGGCGTGTCGtgcaaaataataatattaatatgtactaatatttttgtttaattatgaCAGCTTTGTATCTGTTTGGTGTGACCACCATTGCTGGGTTGGTGGGGCAATATGTAGTGAAGAAAGTGATTAATATGTTAGGAAGAGCTTCTATAATCATCTTCATTTTAGCTTTCACAATCTTAGTCAGTGCAATAGCATTAGGTATGTTAATGTAGTGCAcatcatatttaaatttaattcattcactaactaattaaaattactaagTATTGTTTAAATGTTTTTGATCAGGTGGAACTGGATTAGCAGACATGATCAAGAAGATTCACAGAAAAGAGTATATGGGATTTTATGACATTTGTCCATCTGCGTAGTGTAGTGTAATTCTGCTTAGTTCTTAGCATTAACCCTAAGaatatgtttggttcatgaaattTTTATTCTTGGCTTTGGTTAAAAATTTATACAAGGATATGTTTCATAGAATTTTAATTGGTAAAATGTCTTAAAAGACACTAACTTTTTAATCCCTTTTCAATTACATTCTGACTTGTAAAATCGTCAAATTTGTACCTTTCCCTTTCAATTCTACTCAAATTTATAAACTGAatctttttcattcaaaattcgaataaacaacttatttgaatttttattttcaaaaaaaatctaaatgaaagatttatttgaaatttttttcaaataaaaaagaagtcaatttaatacttaaaggtacaattgaaagtgcaAGGTGCAAATTAATTGACAATTTTACAAAGTCAGAATATAATTTAAAAGGGGCTAAGCcatatattctaattttataaatttgcgGAGCagtaattttttatgaaattgaagaatttttatttgtcatttaatattttttgagtttatttattaattttcaactTTATTCTTAtcacattttataaatttaattatgaataatGAATTTGAACTATAACTTTGAATTTCAATCCTAGTTTTAGATTCCAAATACCAAAACTTGAATCTCAAACCTTGATTTTAGatgactttaaattttaattttagtaccGCAATCTTGGATCCAAGTTATAATCCAAATAGTATAAGCGCTAACTCGGTATAAGCATCTGCTTGTAAGTtcaattctttttataaatactcTGTTCtacaatgattaaaaaaaatgaatcctGATTTTGGACATACAATTTCAAATTTCGGACTCGGCTTTAATGACATTTTATGAAAGTTggactaaataaaattataacagaCGCTAGCGTGACTATTTTTTCAATCACCATCAcatgaaaattaaaaagaagaatTCGATAAATTACGTAAAAATAGCATGCACCAAGTTGAATTAAACTCTCTTTGTTTACTATAAAATTGGTTGATCCGtgtttacttttataaatttgagATAATAATTTGTAGATAAAGTGACTGAACAACTAACATTCCTTGATGCATTTTGGCATGCAATGTGGCTTTATTGCAGACATCATTATcttcaaattatttaattaaatagcAAGAGATTTAATTAAAGACATGATTAGTCTATCAAGTACAATATAATCAACATATCCATAATCACAGTCATCTTTCTTCTCTAGGTGATTAATATGCGGCTGAACCGGTGTGGCCCCGGTTCCCGATTCGACCAAATGGCCGAACTGATGTGGCCATTGGTTACGGAGCAACGGGCTTGACTTCTGGTTGAACCGGTTgagtaaaattctaaaaatagagtaaaattgttaaaaaaaaatgagtCTAGCTTGTATGGTTTATGTCTCTTTTAGCAATTTCCATGGTCCATTATCAAAAAGGCAAAATTGCTAAACACTAAAATATTCATAGCAAAAAAACAGGCCAGTCCGATTCGTATTTAAAAACTAACCAATTCTCCGGTTCATCCGGTTCTACTTATTCAACACGGTCAAATTTGGTTGGagcaaatttttgatttttaggagTTAATTGGACCGGACAGGCGGACAATTGACCGTAGGGACGAAACTAGCTTCTGTGAAATGAGGGGACGaaattatacaatttttttaggAGGCGAAATGcataaaaataactatattttttagaaaactaaaaagttgaagagtttttttgttaaattgcgGGGGCGAATGCCCCCTCAGGCATATAGCCTGATTCCGCCCCTGATTGACCGGTTCCCAGTTCATCAGATTGAGCCGGCCGGTCCAGTCCGTTTCTTCAAATCCATACACTATCTTTGTACGTGCACTGATTTCTCCCATTTCATGTCACTAGCAACTACTAAGTCTTCTATTTTAATTCTAGATTTTTCCCTTTAATTTACTTAAGGGGTTGGGTAGGCAAATGCAGACCAGCTgtttaccaaattttaaaattttatttcgtCAACCAAGTAATAAATAAcattgataaaatatattttcaagaGATATAATCTTAATACTATATAGTATATCTCTATTTTTGAAAGTAATACTATATTTCAGtatatttatgtataaaaaGACAACTTGTTTTTTGCAAATTCTGATAACTGAACACCTTAATTATGATGGCCCATTTCTCAAGTTTATACAGCACTATTTCAACTCAAACCAGTACGTGTTAGTAAATTGTATTCAATTTGGCGGTAACTCAAAAATATATTACAACAAAAACTAATATTTATTCTCACTTCTGGGTTTGATTTGATCTCTAATTTTAGTTTCTTTAAAGAAGATTCTATAGCTGATCATGGCTCTTATTTGGTCAGAATGTTTGAGTTCGAGGTTTATAATGAGAGCAAGTTTGATATGTTTAGTTGCATCAATGATCACTGTTGCAGAAACCAGACAGAAACTAGAAACTAGTTTAAGTGATCATGAGAGTAAAGAGATTAAATCTGGCATCTTGAATTTCTTATCGCAAAAAACTCAATTGGGTTATGCACATGTCTGGCCGGTATGTTCATTGCACCGAAACTTATTGGATCCTATGTTTCAGAAAAACTtcgaaactctatatttatattttattattgtaaaaatgttGTTTCTCAAATTTTGGTTTTAGTGTTTTCCGTTTGAACGTTTttgtttccgtgctacataggttACGAGAAGTATGATTTGTTTAAACTGGATGTGCAGGAGATGAAATTTGGGTGGCAAATTGTGGTTGGTGGCATAATTGGATTCTTTGGAGCAGCTTTTGGGAGTGTAGGAGGTGTTGGTGGAGGTGGTATTTTTGTTCCTATGCTTACATTGATCATTGGTTTTGATGCAAAATCATCCACTGCTATATCAAAATGTGAGATAATTCTACCTTTCAGACATATTTTTCTTCTTGAATATGCTTATTAATTCTTCCCAAAAGTTTTATTAAGCGTTTTCGGAAAGGGAAATGAAATTCCGAGACTTTGACTCGCAAAATATTGGTGCAACATAGGTACCTATAATGGGGTTTCATCTTCTGTTTTGATCAGGTATGATAACTGGTGCAGCAGCTTCAACAGTTTATTACAATTTAAAGCTAAGGCATCCCACACTCGATATGCCTATCATCGATTACGACTTGGCGCTCTTGTTTCAACCCGTACTGGTACTAGGAATAAGCATTGGTGTTGTTTTTAATGTGATTTTTGCTGACTGGATGATCACAGTTCTGCTAATCATACTCTTCTTAGGTACCCTATTGTTTCGACCTGCAATTTCGTCTTGCAGCGTCAAGAAATAACCTTGTTGATGTTATGTGTTTGTTTGCAGTCACATCAATCAAAGCTTTCTTCAAAGGTGTTGAAACATGGAAAAAAGAAACAGTTATCAAAAAGGTGGtgaattatttttctttctggTTGAATATTCCTTTGGTTCATCATAGGTGCCTCACTTGTTTCTGATTATTCAGGATGCTGCACGACTTCTGGCATCAAATGGTGAGTAAACGATATATTTTCTTActgtttattaaatttatgtCGTTCAGACTAATTTTTTCTTGAATCAGGTGATGATGGCGAACAAGTCGAATACAAACCTCTTCCTGGAGGTCCAAGCAATGGCAACAGACTAGAATCCAACGAGTCTAGACGAGAAGAGGCAAGAATGCTGATGTGATTTGCTTGCCTTTCGTTGATTTACAGTTTCGAGAAGTAACTTCTGTAACTATTTCAGGTTTCTATTATCGAAAATGTTCGCTGGAACGAACTCGGACTTCTTGTAGCTGTCTGGTTAATTATTCTTGCATTGGAAATCACCAAGGTCTTAATCTATTATGATctgattattttaataaaaactatgATAGTCTATCTTCATGAGCAAGATAATGAAAAATCTTTCTTGTTTGCAGAATTACTCTACAACTTGTTCAGTGCTATACTGGGCTTGCAATCTATTGCAGGTACCTTGACTATGATTATCAGAGAAGAAAAAAGTTCCATTTTTCTCCTCTTAATGTTTTTCCGGACAGCGGTTTAATTATACAATCTTTAGACTCAAAACCGAGAATTGGTGAAAAGTTAAGCTATTTTACGTTCTCAAGAACTATGTTTCAGCGTTTCATTTCCGTTTCTGTTGTTGTAAAATATGCCGTTTCATCATTTTCTGTTTCAACATTTAAGATTCCAGTTGCACTTGGAGTTTCTTCATACCAAGCAGTTAGATTATATAAAGGAAAGACTAGGATTGCATCTAAGGGAGATGCGAAC
This window of the Mercurialis annua linkage group LG5, ddMerAnnu1.2, whole genome shotgun sequence genome carries:
- the LOC126680277 gene encoding sulfite exporter TauE/SafE family protein 3-like, with translation MGRNGSKEWDLRLRSGSSLLGLVVIALLVTAAESSLQQEASTFNQTQRDDAYLQPGNGAHSDYEHVWPKMKIGWKIVVGAIIGFLGAAFGSAGGIGGGGIYVPMLTLIIGFDAKSSIALSKCMVTGAAASTVYYNLNQRHPTLEMPVIDYDLALLFQPMLVLGVSIGVTLNMIFADWMITVLLIIIFIFMSTKAFLRGIKTWKKETIKKKEAVTPLGNNNAEVVVTLTPPPEILNSSNAHTESKGPKKKKVSLVENIYWKALGLLIVIWLIILALQIAKNYIKTCTAPYWVLDIAQIPVAASLTIYQAIRLYKGQRKIASRGEAGTNWRVHKLILCCCSGLLAGIVGGLLGLGGGFILGPLFLEMGIPPQVSSATATFAMTFSASMSVVEYYLVKQFPVPYALYLFGVTTIAGLVGQYVVKKVINMLGRASIIIFILAFTILVSAIALGGTGLADMIKKIHRKEYMGFYDICPSA
- the LOC126680275 gene encoding sulfite exporter TauE/SafE family protein 3-like isoform X2, which translates into the protein MKFGWQIVVGGIIGFFGAAFGSVGGVGGGGIFVPMLTLIIGFDAKSSTAISKCMITGAAASTVYYNLKLRHPTLDMPIIDYDLALLFQPVLVLGISIGVVFNVIFADWMITVLLIILFLVTSIKAFFKGVETWKKETVIKKDAARLLASNGDDGEQVEYKPLPGGPSNGNRLESNESRREEVSIIENVRWNELGLLVAVWLIILALEITKNYSTTCSVLYWACNLLQIPVALGVSSYQAVRLYKGKTRIASKGDANTNWRVHQLVLYCACGILAGLVGGLLGLGGGFILGPLFLELGVPPQVSSATATFAMTFSASMSIIEYYLLKRFPVPYALYFVAVTAIAALVGQHLVRKLIRILGRASLIIFILAFTIFVSAISLGGVGIANMVEKIEKHEYMGFDNICLYRA
- the LOC126680275 gene encoding sulfite exporter TauE/SafE family protein 3-like isoform X1; protein product: MMAHFSSLYSTISTQTKCLSSRFIMRASLICLVASMITVAETRQKLETSLSDHESKEIKSGILNFLSQKTQLGYAHVWPEMKFGWQIVVGGIIGFFGAAFGSVGGVGGGGIFVPMLTLIIGFDAKSSTAISKCMITGAAASTVYYNLKLRHPTLDMPIIDYDLALLFQPVLVLGISIGVVFNVIFADWMITVLLIILFLVTSIKAFFKGVETWKKETVIKKDAARLLASNGDDGEQVEYKPLPGGPSNGNRLESNESRREEVSIIENVRWNELGLLVAVWLIILALEITKNYSTTCSVLYWACNLLQIPVALGVSSYQAVRLYKGKTRIASKGDANTNWRVHQLVLYCACGILAGLVGGLLGLGGGFILGPLFLELGVPPQVSSATATFAMTFSASMSIIEYYLLKRFPVPYALYFVAVTAIAALVGQHLVRKLIRILGRASLIIFILAFTIFVSAISLGGVGIANMVEKIEKHEYMGFDNICLYRA